A region of Necator americanus strain Aroian chromosome I, whole genome shotgun sequence DNA encodes the following proteins:
- a CDS encoding hypothetical protein (NECATOR_CHRI.G1520.T1) produces the protein MLLHTTTLRETDQYEQTFASTHYPDWSKRCSSHLGSSTQQRNPPPPPPPLSHRNNTMIVCSLIKQSTIPPDAVLYAL, from the coding sequence ATGCTGCTGCACACCACCACCTTACGAGAAACCGATCAATACGAACAAACATTCGCATCAACACACTACCCTGACTGGTCAAAACGATGCTCGTCACATCTGGGATCGTCGACCCAACAACGcaatcctcctcctcctcctcctcctctgtCACACCGAAACAACACAATGATCGTGTGTTCGCTCATCAAACAATCCACCATCCCGCCTGATGCCGTGCTGTACGCCCTTTGA